A stretch of DNA from Salmo trutta chromosome 12, fSalTru1.1, whole genome shotgun sequence:
actctgcattgttggaaaaggacctgtaagtaagcattttactgttagtctacacctgtggctacaaaacatgtgacaaatacaatttgatttgatgccaTGTTGTCCTCTTCATCAGGTTCTGTTTTTATCTGTCCAGTTGAGGGGCTGGGTAGTCTCCCTCTGTTTTCTTCACTTTGGGTTAGGCTTCTCACACAAGCAATAGTGAATATGGGGTCTTTAGCGTCAAACTCCATAGCTTGAAACTGCTCTTCCTTCTGACCGGTCCTGAGTTCGTCCTGTTTCTCTTTTAATATGTGTGGGCTCTGGGTCCTCTTGCGCTAGACTGGGGCTCCACTCCTATTCAGTGCAGCTTCCCAGAGGAAACCACTTCACAGACTGGGGGAGTGAGTTGCTGGGCCAGGGGGTCTGAAAAATGAAATATAGCCACCTATAAATCAAGGAATAATTAGTGATATTTCAATCGGACATGGTTTCCATAGTTACCTTTATGTACCCTGAGGTTCAACCAGAATACTGCTAGCTGGAACATACAGAGCCAACAGTCCAACAAAAGACTCTAATGACTACTAGCTTATGTTAgtgcagctagctaacattggtgAATCTGCTGCTGATACACTTGATCTGATTTGATTATTCTTTTAACAAAACATTGTTTGATTTATGTTATATTTAGCTAGTTGATACAAACCTGTCCTCTTTTTGTGGTTGATTGTGCTGTTTTCTGGTTATGGTGACTTAATTGCACACACGACTGGAAGTAAGAACTGATCAAGTTGTTTGACTTGGGTCAGTACAATCCAGAATCCATGGGACGTCCCTACCCactaaacttaacccttttaAATTAATGGGTAgtgacgtcccaaggatcccagatagcacggACCATTTGACTTTTGGGGTGATTGTGTTCTAATTCTCTACCTAAATCCCCGGACTTGCAACGTGCCTTCTCTCTACATGTAGGCCTGGACTGTGAACTGATTCTATGCCTGTCTCCGGAAACTGGATGGCTCAAAAAAATGAGTCATGCCCTTGGACTACTAAAATAATCCATGGTATAACTCCCTCCAGGCCATGGCACGCCCATGTCTCCGAGTACACGCCCATGTCTCCGAGTACATGCTTCATGGAGAAGGGAAGTGAATCAGACCACAGCACAGCCCCACTATGTGCCAAATGTTCTATACCATCATTCAGGTTAAGCTGCCTACCAACCGTGTGCAGCATGCCTTTGACACTTGGAACATTCTATCCAATATCCTTGTTTCATGGTTAAAACATCACTTACCGTTCTCAAATGTAACCATACATTGTTTGAAATGTGAAACAAGATATGGCCTTGCGATTATGATCTATTCAATTCTTTTAAACCATGTCATGACTTTTGGAAATTCCTCTAGCTTTTCTACACTGTGTCCACTCGTATAGCACCACTTCGTGAATACATCCAAAGCATGTCCCCAAACAACCTTTCTTTAGAGGGAGAGACCTCTGGGACTGACATGACTAACAGCAAACTGCTTAAAGAGCACAAACCATTTAATAAATGTTACACTTTAATGAATTCTTATGTTACAAAGAAACAATACCCACACGTAACCATCTGAAATCACACAGACATTTCAAGGTACATCATGTGTGTAGTAAAACAGGTGTTGCATTTCAGTTACGGAAGTAAATTGAGATTCCAATTCaataatagaaaatgacttatTGAAACGAAGTGGCAATTTTCATTCTTCAAATTAGGATTTGGAACACTAGTGAAGGTAATTTGCATCAGTGGAAGTTCAGAGTAATGCAGTCATTATTACATTACTGTGATAAACACCTGTTGTGTTGAGGGAAGGCACATTCCGTTGAGTTCACAGAACGTTTTCTAACCAGACAACTCGTATGTCGGGTCACTGACGGAGGAGTAATGGTGCTGCTGGTAGGTTCCTCAAACCTGGGtggtattcattagtgcacaccggtTCAAGACGCAGCAAAACTCAAataagcgtttcttattggaaaaGTTCAGGCAGTCCCGCCCTGTTCGAGtcagttttcttccgtttggggTCTAGTGAATACCACCCTGATGTTGGACACTCCGgctgcatctcagtagtctacaATGGCTTCCTCAGCTCGTCTCCTCTCCATCCGAACTGATCTGGAAACTGGTGACGTCCTAGGCTAGCTGTGCACAGCAGTCGGATTGGTGCACGTTGACACGGAGGCCTAGGATTTGCCAGCCTTGCCCCCTCGGCTCCTCCCCCCAGTGTAGCGGAAACTCTTCAAGGGGTTCTTGCCTCGGAAGTCCTTCTAGGAAGAAAAAGGGATGAGGCGGGGTTAGACGGATCAGAGTATCCATTACAGTTTTGAAAGTAAATGCTTGCTTATCGTTTGTTGCTCCCAGTGTGAAGGAAATAATGGGAAAAAAGCTCATGGAATGTCTGCAACTTCCCCAGCGTGGTCTTTGTTGagctaggttagggttaaggctaggggtATAGGGTTAGGGATTgtgctagggttagagttatgtCTGGGCTAGAGTTAGTTCGGAACCTTACCTTAAAGGTTGTCTTGACGACCCCGTCAGGTTTgggcttctctctcctcttcctcctcttcctgccGGACATTGGGTTGGCCACTCCCCTCAGCATCGGAGGGACTGAATCGGGCCAATGAGAATATTGTTTACATATCACCATAAGCTGAGTGTAAGGTTGAAAACCATTATTGATAGGAGAGAGGTCCCTAAGCAATGTGTGTGTCTTACTGAGGTATTCTGGTACGTTCTTCAGGTGTGGCTTGATGACAGCAGGGTGCAGGTCTTTGTCGTGCCTCAGCAGCTGCAGGTCTCGGGGGTTGTCCTCAAAGTATGTCTGAGTGACAGAACAACTGACCAATCAGTGCCATGGAAAAGGAAGAGAAACAgaaaggggagaaggagagagagagaagcccacTCACCTTGAGTTTCTCTGAGTTGAGCAGCTCCTGTTTGATCTCTTTCAGTCTGGCCTCCCTCACCGCCTGCTTAGTCACTGACCGCATGGCATCCTAGACACACACATGTATTCATACCAAATCCAAACTCTTATACTACCGGGTGTATAGCCCACAGCTTTTCATACCGCACCTGCCCACACCCACTGGTTCTGTCCAACTCCCAACCGCAAGAACTGGTCCCGAACCCAACCGCAGTCccacaatgttattttaggcgtaTGTGGCTCACTTGCCAGCCATATCAAAACACGCAAAAATAACCTAAGTAGTAGGTTAAATTACCAGACATTCTCACATGGCCCATTATATTAGGCTAATCAgtattactgggctatatcagccaataGGCTAGAcgtagtttgaagagagcagagttggagagacttgcactttctcttgagctacgTTTTATAGCCTAACTTTTAGGAGCAGGACGATTTTCAGATGGAGACAAATGTGggtgatcaatatttatttataggcaatgtagtaaactatagcctaatcatatttaagaagtacatttccttggaaagTTGCCCCATGCTTCTCTGCCCATGCATAGGCTGTATCCTACTCTaattgagaccacacacacacacaaacctgatCTCGAAGGTATGGCTACTGAGCTGGAAGCAGCGAGAATGACGACAGCGACACTTTCTACGTTTTGCATTGTCGTATAGGATATAGCCGACCTCTTAAGAGGacgatttgcaggcagagacaaaaTGGGTCATTTGTATGAAAATGAAAACCGCTTGCGTCGCTCACCATGCTAGCCTACACGCGCGCGTTGCGCCTTTATCCCATCATGCCATTTTTGGATTGCTCACTCACGTTGGTTGAGCGCCCTCCACATCTTTCCGTGATCCATATTTATTAGTGAAACTCAGTCCTATTTAAAACTACATTTCCTTGGAGAGATAACTGCCACGTGATTCTCCGACCCACGCAAAGGCAGCCTACTCTCTTTCATTGAGACCACACATATACTAAGCGCACTTGATCTCGCACGCCCGACCAGGGTTACTTAACTTCAGCAGCGATTtgtacaaaaacattttttttgcttttaaCACAATAGGTAGGCCAACTCATGCAAAGCAGAAATACGACCGTTCCCAAATGATCTGCGGAGCAAAAATAGTTGGAATCCCAAAGTTGTCCGTCTAACCGCCCGTTCCCGACCCCAGCATGAAAAATCCAGACCGTTCCGCAATGATCTCTGTTGGGACCCGCAGCCCTCTAGTGTGAGGTGGACAGGTGTGATATAACATCCCAGGTGTACTGTACGTACCCGGCAGCGGTATCTGAAGCCCTCAATCTCCTCCATTTTAAACCCGTACGGCTTCAGGGCACACTCGGCGTTATCTGAAAAACGCACAACACAGAGACGctaggtcagacacacacagactaccGTTACATCCGCACGGAGAAAAGGTCCGTCACAAACACAGACTACCTCAGATAGAAACACAGTGCCTGAGCGTACCTCCCATGAGTGCGTCCTCCACATCTGCCAGTAGGGGGAGCTCTGTGTGTGAGATGAAGGTGAGAGCGGTGCCTGGGTTGTCTGCTCGTGCCGTTCTACAGAAGGAAAAGGTTGAATTGTTGAGCTTTACCCAATACCTTCATCCTTTGAGCGGAGAGCTCAGGGGTAAATTTTGAATGACACCCTCTTCTAGagctctgctcaaaagtagtgcactacaggagcaatagggtgtgatttgagaTGTAGCCTTTGTGGGTTATTTCAGAGGTGAAGGCTTGTTTCTTCAAAATTGGGCAATACAATTGTATTCTGTTGTATTATGTTGACACTGACCGTCCAACACGGTGGATATAGGACTCCACGGTGGTGGGGAAGTCAAAGTTGATGACGTTGGAGACATTCTGGAAGTCGATTCCTCTGGAGACGCCGTATTCCTTGTCCTTGGCTCTGTGGGAGTCAGGTGTGAGAGGTCAAAGGTCATTGTACCATCACCTGGGGTTTATTACCTATGAACCTAACGAAGCGGGGAGCTatgtgaatttgtccaatagaaactcgttTCCGTTGCGaaacgttttgctacagtgtaCACTAATGAttacctacccccccccccgcatTAGCGCAGAGTTGAAGAACAGCTCCTTCTCTGCTACAACAAATAGCTTCAGTCCAACTGGGCACAAACAGTATCATTTCAACTCTGGATAAGGCGTTAAGAATGACcgactgctaaatgactaaattgtaCGTTGCGGTATCCCATACCTCCCtgcattcttcttcttcttccctttCCCCTCGGCGGCCTGCACTGTGGTGGTGGGATCAGCCAATGCCTGCTCGTCCGTGGCGATGATGTAATCATAGAACCCCTGGTTAAACTGGGTGATGATGTGACACCTGGGGAGAGGGGCGAGAGAGCACAGGAAAGTGTTCAGATTTTGATGGATAAACGGATGGATGTCAATCAACACCCGCATGGTtccttcccaccctccctcctcacctGGAGTGGACAGGCAGCTCAGAATTCAGTACACAGGTGGGGATGCTGAACTGTTCCAGGAACAGTTTGAGTCTGTAGCACCTTTCCACTGCCCCAACAAACACCAGGGTCTTGCCCTGAACCAGGTGCAGTTTCAACAGGGTGTAGATGAGCAGGAACTTATCCTCTTCCTCACACTGAACACTGTACTGCTGCAGCTGGGAGCTGTCTGGCAGCTGGGAGCCCTGCAGTTTTAGAATCacctaggacacacacacacacaccgtatgaGAGGAATTCCGACAGAGAATATGCTATTAAAGCAGGGCCGTGTTCAGTTGGGCACACCGTCGAAAAACGTTTTGAAAAGGAAAACTAAAATGAGCACTACtcttgtttgtgtttgtcttaCAGGATTGTGCAGCAGCAGTTCCTTCAGGGCCTGGACATCCTCACTGAGAGTAGCGGACATAAGGAACGACTGGTAGATCTTCGGCAGGTGGCTGATGGAACGACACATACAAATTTACAAAAAAAGGTACATGGGAAAGGGAGATTTCCCTTTaaacaggtttccatccaacctttctACGTGAGTAAAGTAAatgtcacgacaggcctgatggaaacaggaaaCGTGTCAACTAAAGAAAATTACCCTAGACTAGGTGGGATCTTTTTTGTGTCTGCAAAGATAGTTCTGCGAGAAATGGCGGCGGAAACACCTTTATTGCAAAAagattgatataataaccatcgtatcgAAGCCAACGGAGTCAAGGAACGATATGTCGTGTGGTCCTCCCACCGCGATTCGAGTAAGCACGcactttattaggctacagatgaaataagttgtaacgaacttcacagggtggtggaagTGCACGATGACGAGGTTTGATGCTGCTTTTCAAATGAATATCGAGGGTCTTACTCTGGTGGCATGATTGACTGCCAtgtgacaaatatttttttttatcttgctcttatccataataatctcatcatataGGTAGTCTTCCCGCACTATCTGCAAGCTATTGGCTAGAGAACACCTGCTAAGACCAGAGTGGGTACACTCGCTATAGAACGCAACATTTATTGTCACATAATTATCAGCGGAGTTGAAAAAGCCATGGAAACCCACGTAGcttgtatttttggggggggtcggTACaagggaatttaaccgcaaaagttatTTGTATGTGCACTGTTATTGTGCACTGTCAACGCGCACAGACCTTTATGCaaaacaagtcaatttgatggaaacatctcgtTGGGGAAATGAGCATattgattttagaatattcacatacatcttttgccaattggatggaaatcgAGCACATTTCAACATAACCACTCACAAACAGTACTCCATCATAGATTACTGACACTATCAGAGTGTGTGTACGTCTCTCCGTCTTGGTGTCTTACCACAGCAGGCTCTTGAGGTCGGCCTCGAAGCCGAAGGAGAAGAGCAGGTCAGCCTCATCTATGACTAGGGTCTCCAGCGAGGCCTGCAGGTCCAGGCTCTGGGCACTGAGGTGGGCCAGCACCCTAGAGGGGGTCCCCACTACCACATCTGGCTTCTCCATCAGGATGGGCCTgtcatgaaaacacacacacgcataaagACTACACATCCTTCTTCCCAGGCATTGATACGGAGACCAGAACAATGTATCCTGTAACAATATGTCAGGTGACAGTTGAGCAAACTGACCTCTGGGCAGACAGGTCAGCCTTGCCGGAGATGTCTGCCACCCTCACGTCTCTGGCACAGTAGGCAGTCAGCTGGCGGATCATGGCCTGTACCTGCTGCCCCAGCTCCTTGGTAGGAACCAGGATCAACGCTCTCACTGCCTGCTCACGGACATtctggagagaacacacacacacgcgcgcacaagGTTCAAGCTGCTCCCCCTCGCTACATCGCCTACCACTATGATAACTACGGATTACTCTTAGCCCAATCGAAGGGCTATGCCACTACTACCAGATGGTCTAAcgcacaggtgtcaaactcattcaacGGAGGGAAGACTCAAGTCTCTTTGGGTTtccactcctcccttgtacttgatggaCCAAAGAATAATCAATTAAGATCACTGGTTAGTTAGGAACTGCACTCACCTGGTTGAGGTCTTACTTGGCCACGCTCTAGCCTCTAGGAATCAGAGAGaaagactcctctctctctcgtctaaCATTTTGTGAACAGTCCCATGAATGTACTCTACCTGTTGTTCTGATTTTGTCATGTAGGAGGTAATCGGAGACAAAATACCCAGAGAGTAGTGTTATTAACCTGACTTTCAGTATGCTGGTCTGTACATCTGCTTGTATTTTCAATGCGAACGCATGCAACTTGCACAGTATGTCAACAATGGCCGAGTTTAACCCGAAGCACAGACCAAATGTTATCCCACGCAATCAGCTGACAAATTTCACAAGCACTTCCCGGTGACTGCAAAGGAACACGCTTCGGTCGACAACGATTGGTTACATGCAGCTATTGTTCACAAATTGTGCATCACATGAAACTCATCAGAACCTACCGGTGCTGCAAAACGTTGGGTAAACAACATTTTTCCTGTGGATACCCCAACCACACTTCCTACAGCCAAACGTACCAACAGCACAGACAACCAGTAAAGTACGCTTAAAtatcattttattcaacattctggcttgttgAAACTATTGAAGATTTTTTAAAGCGAATTATTTTGGACTGACAGCCATGGAGTACCCATGGTAACAGTGATGTTAAGACCACAGCCATACCACCCTTCATCCGTGGAATAAGTTTGACACCCATGGTCTAATGTTATAAACCCCTTGATACAGTATGGCctttgctgctactactacttctcaCTTGTTTGGATGTCAAGATACGCTGGATGACGGGCACAGCGTAAGCAGCTGTTTTTCCTGAGCCAGTCCTGGCCCGGGCTAGAATGTCCTTGCCCTCCAGAGCCAGTGGAATGGCTTTCTCCTGGATCAAAGTGGGCTGAGCCCAGCCCAAGTCCGCCAGCGCCTAGGTGGGGGGAAAAATAAGTGTCTTAGTTACTAGCGAGGAAATCATATCAGAACAAAATGCTGTGGGACGTTATATGACCTCATTCGTTTATTTCTGCTTGACAACTTCTTGAATTTCCTATATTTAAGGTGATTGTTTAAataactagctaactagttacATAGCTATGTAATAATGTAACTACGTTATTTCGATAACTAGGTTAATTCTACGTCCCGTTTAAAATCGAATACGTTGATATCCAGACAGATTGACAGGCAAAGTAAACACTTTTacatggtagctagctaacagttagctATCGTTAGCGGGGTATGTTAGCTATCACAGCAGCGTCCAGTGTCTACTGGCGTATAGTTCTCAGATTTATATCACAATTGAGGTCAGGCAATTTAACAATTAATTTATCCTCATATAGTCTCACAGGAGAGAAGAACATCTACCTTTAAAATGCGATCATCTATGCCCATTTCATGGAACTGCAGCCTGTCGGTAGCCATTTCTTGTCTCTACTGCTTCCACCAGGCTTCGACACGTGTGTACGTCGCTTGACTTCTACGTCATCCACCAGTTGAGCAGGGACGCGTAGacattttctatttgtttttaCGAAAGGCAACATTATTCCCGTCAATTAATACATTTTCGAATCTATATTTTGGCCGTTCTTAATTAGTTAAAATATTTACAAATCACGTATGCAATCATAAATAAAATAGATGATTATACCACAACTCAAATGTGTAAAGACCAGTAAACTCTGGATGGCAATATTAGACTACTTTTCCTTAAAAGCACACGTTTTTAATCTCAAAACATGATATATATTCCTTTCTCCAAGCAGCAGGATACTATGCTGATCGCAGGAGCCACGGGGCACGAACGCAGATATTTTTCTCTCTCAAAATATGTCTCCTGCATAGTGCAGTGCAACTGTTTTTCACAGCATTGCAACCATCTAtgaaaaaataaatgaataatttTGACGTATTTAAGCAAAACTTAGCAATGCAATACACTGTATATGGGATTCTTATTGGGTTGTAGCGAGAAAAAAAAGTACTGTCATAAACTGGGGTGtgaaatactcagtagggtctctacTAACCAAATATTGTTTTGGGGGACTGGCTTTTCACTCCGCCCCTCCATAGCCCCCAATAAAACACGTTATATTTGGTTTAAAAAATATTGGCTTGTAGAGAGTACTGTTCTACCGGTCTCGATTAAAGTGGGGGTGGAAAATAGAAAGTAGGGTCTCTACTAACCAAATATGGTTCGTTTTGGAGGTAAACTGTATCGAACATATCCAGCAGCACTTcgttctccacctcctccataGCCTCAAATGCAATAAACTGTAATACACTGTACATGGGATACATAGGTTATTGGGTTGTAGAGAGAACTACTCTACCTGGCTCAGCTAAAGTGGGTGGGTCTCTATTCTCTACTAACCAAATATGGTTCGTTTTTGAGGAGGACTGTGTCTTACATATCCAGAATCGCAGCTTTAAATTACCTGGTAATATCCACGGTTCTGAAATCAATACACactcaacaaaaaataaaagaaacCAAAACGAAAATCTCATTTATTTACAAGTGAAATGTAATGAATATTAACAAGGCTATTAGGACACAGTATAATCACACTTTCTGAACAGGAATGGAGAAAAGGATTTACAAGTTGTAGGCTGATATGTGCTGCTCATCTGTCAAGGTTTGTAGGAAGGATCACACAATTCCATCCATGTCAGCAGGAAGGCTCAGATAATGAATTATACTCATGAGGAAACATTctataactgcaggtggcagtaaatcaccaaccttgacTTTATACCttgtcaaacaacacactccagaTGGCAGTATgtaccctttcagtttgtttaccaactcatttttattttttactaggcaagtcagttaagaacaaattcttatttacaatgaccagcTCCAAAGACCtgtagagagagagcatgagggaaagggggataactagtcacaacaatgcattcaactgaaatatgtcttccgcatttaacacaacccctctgtcaacatccacatcttcagGGCCcatttaactgccttgttcaggggcagagcgacagatttataccttgacAGCACGGGGATTTGATctaacaacctttcagttactggcccaacgctctaaccactaggttacctgccgcccctcgtAGAAGTATTAGtagaaaatggactacttcaaaatggagatgggttagggtttggccggggcagGCTGTCATTTTTTTAAAGCACGCGGccatcccgttctgtgagcttgtgtggcctaccacttcgtggctgagatgctgttgctcctagatgtttccacttcacaataacagcacttacagttgactggagaagctctagcagggcagaaagttgacgaactgacttgttggaaaggtggcatcctatgacggtgccacggtgaaagtcactgagctcttcagtacgggccattctactgccattgtttgtctatgggGATTGCTAGTTTTAATCACTCATCATTATTAACGATTAACGACTAAaactgctgtaatttctaaatgtaatctacaaaacaaactaaaataaaataaaaccatcATGAATTATGTTTAGTTTgagttttttggggggcaaaAATCTAATGgggttttcaattttttttgggTGAGAGAgatatatttgtatatatccaGCGTACACTTAAATCCTGGGAAaattggttcctgtttcagtcatgtctttTGTCGTGTTCGTGTGAGTAAAACAGGaacaccctaatgattggttgacaatagagcctCCCGCGATGCAGGTGATGGCTGCATGGGGCAGTTGGTGAGAAGCAACTGCAGCAACTTGCAGTTGACTGCAGTCAAAATGACCTTGGATCACGTaatttttgtaaagttcatgtacagtgccttcaaaaagtattcaaaaCCCTTGATGTTTaactgcctgaatttaaaatttatgaaatgtagatttttttgtcactgtcatacacacaataccccataatgtcaaagtggaattatgtttttcaaaatttgtacaaattaattgaaaatgaaaagctgacatttcttgagtcaataagaaTTCGACCCCTTTGTTATGGGAAGCCTAAAAAAGTTataatgtgcttaacaagtcacaataagttgcatggacttactctgtctgcaatattagtgtttaacatgattttttaattactacctcatctctgcatcccacacatacaattatctgtaaggtcccacagtcaagcagtgaattttaaacacagattcaaccacaaagaccagggaggttttccaatgcctcgcaaagaagggaacctattggcacatgggtaaaaatataaaaaagcagacattgcatATCCCTTGAGGATGGTGAatttattaattatactttggatggtgtatcaatacacccagtcactacaggcgtccttcctagctcagttgccggagaggaaggaaaccgtttaatggcagtgataggagaaaactgaagatgggtcaacaacattttagttactccacaatgctaacctaattgacagagtgaaaagaaggaagcttctacagaatacaaaatattccaaaacatgcatcctgttcgcaacaaggcacttaaagaatgtggcaaagcatTTCACTTTTTGTCCCGAatacagtgttatgtttggggaaaatccaataacacaataacacattactgagtagcactcttcatattttcaagcatagtggtggctgcatcatgctatg
This window harbors:
- the LOC115203870 gene encoding probable ATP-dependent RNA helicase DDX56 isoform X1, whose translation is MATDRLQFHEMGIDDRILKALADLGWAQPTLIQEKAIPLALEGKDILARARTGSGKTAAYAVPVIQRILTSKQNVREQAVRALILVPTKELGQQVQAMIRQLTAYCARDVRVADISGKADLSAQRPILMEKPDVVVGTPSRVLAHLSAQSLDLQASLETLVIDEADLLFSFGFEADLKSLLCHLPKIYQSFLMSATLSEDVQALKELLLHNPVILKLQGSQLPDSSQLQQYSVQCEEEDKFLLIYTLLKLHLVQGKTLVFVGAVERCYRLKLFLEQFSIPTCVLNSELPVHSRCHIITQFNQGFYDYIIATDEQALADPTTTVQAAEGKGKKKKNAGRAKDKEYGVSRGIDFQNVSNVINFDFPTTVESYIHRVGRTARADNPGTALTFISHTELPLLADVEDALMGDNAECALKPYGFKMEEIEGFRYRCRDAMRSVTKQAVREARLKEIKQELLNSEKLKTYFEDNPRDLQLLRHDKDLHPAVIKPHLKNVPEYLIPPMLRGVANPMSGRKRRKRREKPKPDGVVKTTFKKDFRGKNPLKSFRYTGGRSRGGKAGKS
- the LOC115203870 gene encoding probable ATP-dependent RNA helicase DDX56 isoform X2 → MATDRLQFHEMGIDDRILKALADLGWAQPTLIQEKAIPLALEGKDILARARTGSGKTAAYAVPVIQRILTSKQNVREQAVRALILVPTKELGQQVQAMIRQLTAYCARDVRVADISGKADLSAQRPILMEKPDVVVGTPSRVLAHLSAQSLDLQASLETLVIDEADLLFSFGFEADLKSLLCHLPKIYQSFLMSATLSEDVQALKELLLHNPVILKLQGSQLPDSSQLQQYSVQCEEEDKFLLIYTLLKLHLVQGKTLVFVGAVERCYRLKLFLEQFSIPTCVLNSELPVHSRCHIITQFNQGFYDYIIATDEQALADPTTTVQAAEGKGKKKKNAGRAKDKEYGVSRGIDFQNVSNVINFDFPTTVESYIHRVGRTARADNPGTALTFISHTELPLLADVEDALMGDNAECALKPYGFKMEEIEGFRYRCRDAMRSVTKQAVREARLKEIKQELLNSEKLKTYFEDNPRDLQLLRHDKDLHPAVIKPHLKNVPEYLIPPMLRGVANPMSGRKRRKRREKPKPDGVVKTTFKDFRGKNPLKSFRYTGGRSRGGKAGKS